A region of the Arachis hypogaea cultivar Tifrunner chromosome 15, arahy.Tifrunner.gnm2.J5K5, whole genome shotgun sequence genome:
CTTACATTTACAGACACTTAAGTGAGTTGCGTCTCAGCTAGTTCGAGTCCCTTCCAAGTTCTGAACCGTTTTCGAGTAACAACACTTCCTCCATTTTCCTTGTATTGTAAATCAGGTACCAGATTCTGTTACTCAACCTTACTATATATTATCACCTTTATTatgttttctaatatttttttgttgcttcttttttttttcatgattttccCACGTTAATTAGATACCTAGCTAGCTGGTGGTTTGATTAATTGATTTACATAATAGTATCCTAACTTTGATTTGTACTAAAAATACATCATGCTAGAAAAAGAGTATATGCTAGGTGGAAGATCATTATAATGTATATTAATCTTTCATTATAATGTATATTAAGCTTTGATTATAAATTATTGATATGTCCCCACCTGCATTATAGAGTTgttataaatttttgtatattaaGCTTTCATTATAATGTATATTAATCATGATATGTCCCCACCTACtctataaatttttgtattttaagcTTTCATtataatgtataaaaaattaatcatgatTTGTATATGATTTGCATTTTTTATTGTTGAATGATATGTTTAATTGGGAATTTCACAAATTTGAGGTTTTAGAAGAGATGAGGGAGCTATGATTAAAGGCAAGGCGTTACTGTTTTGAATACAATTCTACTGAATTTAGcttttttattaagaatattatttactAGTGAGAATATTATTTACTATTTATAGCAACATCTTTTCTAGCTTGTTCAAAGTTCAAAGTCcatgaatttattttattcttgttgaaCTGGGATTGTACATTATTTATAAGTAGTATAAGCGGTATTTAGTTTCAATTCTTCATAATATATATTGAGAACCTCTGTTTGAGTAATTTCATAAGTGGTTTTAGAAGCTATTATATATATTGATGCAGCTCATGTGTATGTACAgtgattatgtttttttttcagTCAAATTAAAGCTTGTTCACTACTTTAATTCTTCTCTACTTTTTGATATAAAATGCAATGCTTTCTAGATGTAACTTACTATTGTTTtgatacttttaatatatatacttttgatAGTTTATTCTTTATTGTTGTGTGATTAGAATAAAATTGTTCAAGACCCGATTAGATTGTACTTTAGCTATTTGatagtttattttttaatgacAGAAGAAGTATCTGGGGTCTTATTATTATACCTTTGAGGAAAATCAAGAATGAGTTTATGACTCACTGGGATGGACTAATGACAAAACCAGGGGAGCGTATCCTTGTTCTTGCTGCAACCAATAGGCCCTTTGACTTGGATGAAGCAATTATTAGGAGATTTGAAAGAAGAAGGCAACACTGCTTGTTACATTACATGCCATTGTTATGGTGTATAACTCTTGATCATTTTGTGGAGAATaggggaaaaattttgaaaacacttCTGGCAAAAGAGAAGGTAGACCAAGATCTTGATTTGAAGGAACTTGCAACTATGATGGAAGGATACAGTGGCAGTGACTTGAAGGTAGTTTCTATGTTGTATTAGTTTATGATTATGGTGTATCTTTATCATGTTACTTTGCTTTAGTCTTTTAAGGTTCTGATGCCTAACACATTTTTACCTTCACTcgctatttattaaattaaatcaaaacttGTGCATAACTGCTGCTTATAGGCTTATTAGAGAGTTGACTCAACAAGAGAGACTAAAGACCTTGGTTTTTAAATGGAAATCTCTTGGAGCAATCCAGTAGGTTTTGAAATTCCTTTCCCTTTTCATTATTTGATTAATCGATGCTACCTTTGTGCTTTAGCTTTTGGTAATGAATTTATATTTATCCAAGTTTCTTTCCTACACTATCTAATGTATTAAGCAAAATATATCTTGTTCAGAACTATGACAGTAGCTTATTAACTTGGATCGATTGGAAATGTTTAAGCAAATGCTTAACAGTAGCTAATGTATATCTTGTTCAGAACTATGACATTATCCAAAATATATACGACAATTTTATGGTGTAAATCCTGTATGTATCATCACTAAGttgctttttcatttttctttcttaattatcTTTTCCCATAGCCATCCATTGATATCAAGACAGTACTATCTCAATTAATGGAAAGGCTTTCACATTATGCTGCATCAAGTGCAGAGGTGTTGCCAGAATTTTCGCAAGTGGAAGCATTTGCCAAATTAAGCAATGCCATTGGCAGG
Encoded here:
- the LOC112750349 gene encoding uncharacterized protein, producing MTHWDGLMTKPGERILVLAATNRPFDLDEAIIRRFERRRQHCLLHYMPLLWCITLDHFVENRGKILKTLLAKEKVDQDLDLKELATMMEGYSGSDLKPSIDIKTVLSQLMERLSHYAASSAEVLPEFSQVEAFAKLSNAIGRPFE